In Novosphingobium sp. MMS21-SN21R, a single genomic region encodes these proteins:
- a CDS encoding response regulator yields the protein MNKSTRILTVDDSPSMRALLNHALAGQGFDVAQAEDGMAALDWLAMNEVDVVITDINMPRLDGFGLIERLREGSRHRDRPILVLTTESSEEKKARARAAGATGWIVKPFDPDKLVAAVRRVSH from the coding sequence ATGAACAAGTCCACCAGGATCCTAACTGTAGACGACAGTCCGTCGATGCGTGCCCTCCTCAACCACGCTCTGGCGGGCCAAGGGTTCGATGTTGCCCAAGCGGAGGACGGCATGGCCGCGCTCGATTGGCTGGCCATGAACGAAGTCGACGTCGTCATCACCGACATCAACATGCCCCGCCTCGACGGCTTCGGCCTGATCGAGCGCCTGCGCGAGGGCAGCCGCCACCGCGACCGCCCGATCCTTGTTCTGACCACCGAAAGCTCCGAGGAAAAGAAGGCCCGAGCGCGCGCCGCCGGCGCAACAGGTTGGATCGTCAAGCCATTCGATCCCGACAAGCTGGTCGCCGCAGTGCGCCGCGTCTCCCACTGA
- a CDS encoding chemotaxis protein CheW produces MLRELITFEVEGQVFGLDIMAIREIRAWSPTTRLPRVPSYVAGVVNLRGTVLPVIDLAARLGWRATEATPRHAIIVTQQGAQISGWIVDSVSDIVTLDSQALQPPPPTSAGDTVVPFLEGLAAIEDSMVMVLNLAALSDGAEIAEAA; encoded by the coding sequence ATGCTGCGCGAACTGATCACGTTCGAAGTCGAAGGCCAGGTCTTCGGACTCGATATCATGGCCATCCGCGAAATCCGCGCCTGGTCGCCAACGACCCGCCTGCCCCGCGTGCCGAGCTACGTTGCAGGCGTCGTCAACTTGCGCGGCACGGTGCTGCCGGTGATCGACCTTGCCGCCCGCCTCGGTTGGCGCGCGACCGAGGCTACCCCGCGCCACGCGATCATCGTCACCCAGCAGGGCGCGCAGATCTCGGGCTGGATCGTCGACTCGGTCAGCGACATTGTCACGCTGGACAGCCAAGCGCTGCAGCCCCCGCCACCGACCTCGGCGGGCGATACGGTCGTGCCCTTCCTCGAAGGCCTCGCCGCTATAGAGGACAGCATGGTCATGGTCCTCAACCTTGCCGCGCTGTCTGACGGCGCAGAGATCGCCGAAGCTGCCTGA
- a CDS encoding chemotaxis protein CheD (catalyzes the conversion of glutamine residues to glutamate on methyl-accepting chemotaxis receptors) translates to MSIHTPISNAPATERVTVMQGQAIASANLAAEFSTVLGSCVATCLYDPDAHIGGMNHFLLSEPPANASGTQIDEHYGVYLMELLVNEMLAKGARKFNLKAHLYGGANVNRNMMKIGSMNADFAREFLRREGILLMREDLGGTQARRVDFRPASGQVRCRTVEDRFAPPVQPTPRPAVAHGDVELF, encoded by the coding sequence ATGAGCATCCATACGCCAATTTCCAATGCGCCAGCGACAGAGCGGGTGACGGTCATGCAGGGGCAGGCCATAGCCAGCGCAAATCTGGCCGCCGAGTTTTCGACAGTGCTGGGATCATGCGTGGCGACCTGCCTTTACGACCCCGACGCGCACATTGGCGGGATGAACCACTTCCTACTGTCCGAACCACCCGCCAATGCGTCCGGCACCCAGATCGACGAGCATTACGGCGTCTATCTGATGGAACTTCTGGTCAACGAGATGCTGGCCAAGGGTGCGCGCAAGTTCAACCTCAAGGCCCATCTCTATGGCGGGGCCAACGTCAATCGCAACATGATGAAGATCGGTTCGATGAACGCCGACTTCGCCCGCGAATTCCTCAGGCGCGAAGGCATTCTGCTGATGCGCGAAGATCTTGGCGGCACGCAAGCCCGCCGCGTCGATTTCCGCCCGGCTTCGGGCCAGGTCCGCTGCCGCACGGTAGAAGACCGGTTCGCGCCCCCTGTACAACCCACCCCGCGCCCGGCGGTCGCCCACGGCGACGTCGAACTGTTCTGA